The Sesamum indicum cultivar Zhongzhi No. 13 linkage group LG6, S_indicum_v1.0, whole genome shotgun sequence genomic interval TCTCCTTTGGTTCATGCTACACCAAAGAGACTGTATCAACAACAGTAATAACAACAGCAGCTGCAGACATTGATACGGAAAACTCTTTCTCATTTTGATCGAATATATGGGATTCCCAAGCTGTTGCATTTAATAATACCCCTGATGTGTCCATGTAGTTCATCCCCCCGACGAACTTCGACTGATTTGGTTGTACAAGCAAGGTTGGCCAAGTGATCTGCCGCCATATTTCCTTCCCGATAGATATGAGTAATCCGAAATTCCACTCGCTTAAGGAATAGGTTGATATGTGATAGCATGTGCTGAAGTGTCCAGTGACCTTTAGAGGGTTCCTTAATCAGACAAATAATATTGACGGCATCCCACtcaatccaaataattaaaaattttccgTTTGACAAATTTGGAGAGCTTTGTAAGGCAATTGCCGtgtataatacatttgatgcTTTACAATTGCTAGATGATGCAGAAGAGACACCTCGGGGTCCTATACCGCTTCTTGAGACTAGAATACAGACTTTACATCATGTTTTAACCTCATTTGAAAGGAGAGCAATCTCagacgattcgagcacacGGAAAGAAGACCCACCACCATGGCGTTAGTAATAGTTGAGGATATTAAAAAGCGAACTCATAGCATCACCTTGCCTAGATCgatcagtacacgagctttatttagactatggcgtatcccttggcctgtcgagggagaaaccgcCTGATGATCGAAttgctacaattttttttttcttcttttacttAATGCAGATTacttttacccaaaaaaaatttggagagCTTTGAAAAGACCGTACACCTCTGCATACACATTAGTTGCTTCTCCAATGAATTCATAGAAGGCGAAGATTGCTGCTCCTCTCTCGTAGCAATTCCTCCCACACCAGCTGGCCCCGGGTTACCTTTGCTTGCTCCATCAgtattaattttgatccatCCTCTATCCGGCTTATTCCACTTGACTTTCATCAATGTTGTCCTCCTTTTAACGTACGTGGGGAATCCCATGGTGGATGCAATGTTGGCGTCTCCTTTCCAGTTAAGCAAGGTGGCCAGTTTTGTTTGGCTAGTCGTGCTAATGGATTGATGAACTTTCCAGATGATACGATCGACATTGAATTTCTGTCCCTGATACTTAGCATCATTTCTTTCAAGCCAACAGAACCATAAAATAAGCATCGGAAGGATAGTTCTGATGTGGTTCTTACCAATTGAAGAAAACCTCTAGTATTTGAGGAACAAGGTGATGTTGTTTGTCGACGGGAGCATGGTATTGAATTTCCTAGCAAAGAAATCCCACACTTTCGAGATTTCTGGCCCTCTAGGAACACATGACTGAGACTTTCAATATTACTGCAGCAAGTGCATATGGAGGCGAGTTGGATGCCTTTGGACTGAATCCTCTGATCCAGCGGGATTTTATCCCCCAAGATTCTCCAGAGAAATATGGACATGGTTGGTGCGATGAAGGGGCACTAGATTTCCACTAAGTTTCCAATGAGCGATGTCAGCTCGGTCATCATTAAAAGGCACTTGGCTGATTTCGTGGGCCAGTTGGTGTGGGAGGAACTCCAGGAGTTTATCAATGTCCTAAATTTTGTCTTTCCAAAAGTGGTTGACCGAAGGTGAGGGGTGGTTCTGTTCACCTAGAAGGAGCCAAAGTGCTTTCTCCCCCATCCAATTGTCAAACCAGAATGAGATTTCCCCTTTCCAATGCTCCAGAAGACATGAGGTTCTGCTTTTCCCCGAGAATGACAGAGACGTTTCCAATTGGCAGAGGCAATATAGGAAGGTTTAGCCACAGCCGGGTGGGTCCCTTTGCAATATTTGTCGAGGAGGAAATGTGACCACAGTGATTGTTGGGTTCTAAATCTCCACCAGAGTTTATGTTGGAAGGCCTCAACCACATCGTCAAGTTCTCGAACACCAAAGCCACCCTCCTCCGTAGGGTAGCAGACTGAGTCCCAAGAGGAccaaatcattttcttttgattacCAGAGTTGCCCcaaaagaatttattgaaGATTCTTTCGATACGCTCTGTGATGTATTCTGGAGGCTTGAGAGTTTGCAACAGGTATGTCAGCATGGCGTTCAACACGCTTTTAATTAACTGGAGTCTCCCCCCATGGACAATAATGCTTTTTCCCATCTCGAAATtctgtatttgattttttggatGAGATCATCGAAGAGCACACCTTTCTTATTCCCTTTAAATAGGGGGCCGCCCAAGTAGATGATTGGGAGGTGTTTGAGACGAAACCCCATGACTTGTTGGATGCATTGGATTCGGAGATTAGAAGTCCTCTTGTCCACTGTGAATGAGCTCTTTTCTCTATTGATACGCTATCCCGAGATTGCCTCGTAACATTGCAGGAATTCTATGAGAAGTGTGAGCTCTTTACGGTTCCTTTTGGAGAAGATAATTACATCGTCAGCGAAGGTAAGGTGGGAGACGTGGAGGCTTCATCTGGTGAAGTACTGCAGTCTTGATTGTTGTTAAAATAGATTATTCAGTCCTCGTGAAAGGCATTCTGTTGCAAGCACAAAGAGGGTTGGAGAGAGGGGATCCCCTTGACGAATTACTCACGTTGATTTAAAGAAACCTGCACCTTCGCCATTAAGGAGGATGTTGAACcaacaattttcaattaacattCTGACATTAGCAATCCACTACATAGGGAAGCCAATTCGGTGACACATTCTATAGAGAAAATTCCAGTTAAGCCTATCATATGCTTTCGCCATGTCAAGTTTGAAGATGGTGTTGTTCTTGCTTCCATACACTCCGGGGCAATGGACCAATTCTTGTGCGAGTAGGATATTATCAACAATCATACGCCCTTGCACAAATCCACTTTGGGAGGGCGAGATGCATTTAGAACGTtgttagaattccacgaaactttacccaaacataggtctagacacaagacattgtgtggtaatttgctaagcgtaataataactacaagttagtataatacagaaacaaatttgctttaataaaatcgtgcaaaacagctaaattttgaatgttctcaaaattctaggaaactagacccaaacgtaagCTTAGACCCAAGACTTTATGTGGTAAAAttgctaagtataataataactacaagttagtataaaagggaaacaaacttactttaataaaatcgagcaaaacagctaaattttgaacgttttcagaattccacaaaacttgacccaaacataggtctagacccaagagtttgtgtggtaaatttgctaagcgtaataataactacaagttagtataatagagaaacaaatttgctttaataaaaccatgcaaaacagctaaattttgaacgttatcagaattccacaaaatttgacccaaacgtaggtttgcACCCAAGactttgtgtggtaaatttgctaagcttagtaataactacaagttagtctaaaagagaaacaatcttgctttaataaaaccgtgcaaaacagctaaattttgaacgttctcagaattccatgaaacttgacctaaacgtatgtctagacccaagaccttgtgtggtaaatttactaagcgtaatattaactacatgttagtataaaggagaaacaaacttgctttaataaaaccatgcaaaacagctaaattttgaatgttctctgagttccacgaaacttgaccaaaacgtaggtctagacccaagaatttatgttgtaaaattgctaagcgtaataataactacaagttagtataaaagggaaacaaatttgctttaataaaacagtgcaaaacaactaaatttggaatgttctcagaattccatgaaatttgacccaaacgtaggtttagacccaagactctgtgtggtaaatttactaaacgtaataataactacaagttagtataaaagagaaacaaatttgctttaataaaaccgtgcaaaacagctaaattttgaacgctctcagaattccacgaaacttgattaAAACATAGATCTACACCCAATactttgtatggtaaatttgctaagcgtaataataactacaagttagtataaaagagaaataattttttttaataaaaccgtgcaaaacagctaaattatgaacgtttttcagaattccacgaaacttgacccaaacatacgtctagactcaagaatttatgtggtaaaattgttaaatgtaataataactacaacttccCTATCTTAAAATTGGATTGattgatttgtataaaagagaaacaaacttgctttaataaaaccgtgcaaaacaactaattttgaacgtcctcagaattctacgaaacatGACCTAAACATAGATTTGGACCCAAGActttgtgcggtaaatttgctaaacgtagtaacaactacaaattagtataatagAGAAACAAcattgctctaataaaactgtgcaaaacagctaaattttgagcgttctcagaattcaatgaaacttgacccaaacgtaggtcttgagccaagaatttgtgtggtaaatttgctaagtgtaataataacaaaaagttaatataaaaagaaaacaaacttgttttaataaaaccgtgcaatacaactaaattttgaacgttctcagaattccacgaaacttgacccaaaagtttAAGTGGAAAAagtgctaagcgtaataataactgcaagttagtataaaagagaaacaaacttgctttaataaaaccgtgcaaaacagctaaattttgaacgttttcaaaattccacgaaacttgaccgaaacgtaggtttagacccaagacattgtgtggaaaatttgcaaaacataataataactgcaagttagtgtaaaatagagacaaacttgctttaataaaaccgtgtaaaacagttcaattttgaacgttctcaaatatccatgaaactttacccaaatgAGGTCTGaatccaaaaatttatgtggtaaaattgctaagcgtaataataactacaagttaatataaaagaaaaacaaatttgctttaataaaatcgtgcgaaacagctaaattttgaacgttttcagaattccacgaaacttggcccaaacttaggtctagacccaagactttgtatggtaaatttgctaagcataataataactacaagataaaagagaaacaaacttgctttaataaaaccgtgcaaaacaactaaatttggaacgttctcagaattccacgaaattgacccaaatgtaggtctagacccaagactttgtctggtaaatttgctaagcataataataactacaagttagtataaaagagaaacaaacttgctagtaaaaccgtgcaaaacagctaaaatttgaacgtcctcagaattctacgaaacttgatccaagcgtaggtctagacccaagactttgtgtggtaaatttgctaagcgtaataatgactacaagttagtataaaagagaaacaaaattgctttaataaaaccttgtgaaacagctaaattttgaacgttctcaatattccacgaaacttgacccaaatgtaggtctagacccaagactttgtgtggtaaatttgctaggataataataattacaagttagtataaaagagaaacaaacttgcttagtaaaaccgtacaaaacagctaaattttgaacgttttcataattccacgaaacttgaccaaagtttaggtctagacccaagactttgtgtggtaaatttgctaagcgttgtaataactacaagttagtataaaagagaaacaatctagctttaataaaacagtgcaaaacagctaaattttgaacattctgaAAACTCcacgaagcttgacccaaacgtaggtctaaacccaagactttgtgtggtaaatttgctaagcgtaataataactaccaattagtataaaagagaaacaaacttgttttaataaaaccgtgcgaaacagctaaattttgaacgttctcagaattccacgaaacttgacccaaacgtaggtctggacccaagagtttgtgtggtaaatttgctaagcgtaataataactacaagttagtataatagagaaacaaatttattttaataaaaccgtgcaaaatagctaaattttgaacgttctcagaattccacaaaacttgacccaaacgtaggtctggacccaagagtttgtgtggtaaatttgctaagcgtaataataactgcaagttagtataatagagaaacaaatttgctttaataaaaccgtgcaaaacagataaattttgaacgttctcagaattccacgaaacttgacccaaatgtatgtctagacccaagactttgtgtgttaaattttctaagcataataataactacaagttagtataaaagggaaacaaacttgctttaataaaactatgcaaaacagctagatttggaacgttcttagaatttcatgaaatttgacccaaacgtaggtatagacccaagactttgtgtgataaattttactaagtataataatagctacaaattagtataaaagataaacaaatttgctttaataaaaccgtgcaaaacaactaaattttgaacgttttctgAATTTcacggaacttgacccaaatgtaagtctagacctaagactttgtgtggtaaatttgctaagcgtaatagtaactacgagttagtatataagagaaacaaacttgctttaataaaaccgtgcaaaacaactaaattttgacctttatcaaaattccacgaaacttgacccaaacgtaggtctagacccaagactttgtgtgttaaatttctaagcataataataaactacaagttagtatcaaataaaaacaaatttgctttaataaaaccgtgcaaaacagctaaattttgaacgttctcagaattccacaaaacttaacccaaacgtaggtctagacccaagactTTGTGccgtaaattttctaagcgtaataataactacaaattagtataaaagagaaacaaagttgcttaaataaaactgtgcaaaacagctaaattttgaacgttctcataattccacgaaacttgacccaaacgtaggtctagacccaagactttatgtggtaaattttctaagcgtaataattactaaaagttagtataaaagagaaactaacttgttttaataaaaccgtgcgaaacagctaaattttgaacgttctcagaattccatgaaacttgatccaaacgtaggtttagaaGACTCTATTTGGAATGGATTGAAGAGTTACcttatagataatagaatgtgTATAGACACATTCttgtttatctattcaaggtatataaatatattttgtgtatgattattagggtaataattcattagTGAGAAAGATTTGTATGGTCCTTTATTTATGTCCTAAAAttgttttggtcctttaacttAGACAATATCAGTTTTAGTCCTGTATCTTTCCTTTTTGCTTAGATTCGGTCCTTCAGTCAATTTtatgaccattttgcccttctttAGTAATAAAGCCTAATAGTCCATTTTAGTGCTCTAAAAatggcccaacatgctttcgaaataaattaagaccccataaCTTCGTACCTTGCTTTGGgggaaatgtaattttcataaatgagtaaaatatagtacaacaatgcCCTCATCTAGGCACTACCTCAatccaagggatacgccactgTCTGTACAACGCATGTGCACTCACGGAGCTAGGTAACTCAATACTAAGTGTTCGGTGTCGAATATCCTCTACAATTAACCTAGCAACACTAGAAGGCTGTCTCTCCTCATGCTCGAATCTTCTCATATTCGCTCCTTCCATATATGATAAATGCACGAGCCAAGTAATGCACGGTAGGCGACATTGATGATGTGCTTCCCTCGCCATTTTTTCGCCCCCCAATCAATATCCTTTGCCCAATCTCTATTAGGCCAAGGGATCCAGGTAAGTCGTCTGACAAAGCTAATGCAACGTCTGCTATatctgcatcggaagaataaatggGTATGTGATTCCACCATATCCTCATTACAAAGTACGCAGTTGCCAAGGTGGGACAACCACGGTTTGTTGGTAGTGGCCAACTTTTCCAAGATCGTGAGCCATAATATGAACATATGTCGAGGGATCttcaaagaacccgaaagtagtgaagtccaacctactttcggtccagacGACATCATAAGGTGATAAAGGTCCTGGGTCGTAGGCATGCTCCAAGGgtgtgacgccccaaagattatattacataattgggggatttattggtaaatatttatgaaacttagttaattgataaataaattataggtcataattggaatataataagacttgaacggattaaattggagttcattataatatttgtgaacaacttatattaattaagaacaTTTAGGAAGGATGTAATGGGTATTTcgagaaaagtttaataaaaaaatatatatatataataacaatagtaaattgtatatatattagtaaatcatatatgcatatattactatatgtatatatataagtaaataataatatacatatacaaagagagagagagagagagagagagagagaattgggCCCCACCTCCCACCGCCTCACtatctcttctcttttatttttctttctttgtgttggtacacatataaatacacataacacacacacaatgcaattgtgaaaattgcaattctcgGCCGAAAACGAAATAAAGAAACAGAGGTACGAgtattgtgattttaattcctattaatttatataattatattatttaattagttcgcttattaaatattgtttatactaagcgatgtactattcaaccgaaatattttatgagtttggctattaaaatagtgtcgaattaaatacataattggatataaaaatgatatcattggtcaattagattattaaattcattaaatttgaatattgctatagttaatttatacaattccattgaaattattaaccaaatatgcaatcctatgtattattgttcaattaaagagtataatagcgagaaattgatagaaaattcatagaaatatttcaaaaattatatttaataaatggtatgttaataaagagaaaaaacaaagatttgtatttcgatataaataaaatattaaagaattattagaaattgtacaaatgatattcaatattatatttaaaacaaattacgatattctcgatatattaattgtgtgtgctataactcattataggatacgggggtaaagtgaaaagatcgaaccactacctattggatagataaaagcgttgtaaggtcgaggtaagtaaataattagtattatctatatatgtcccctttatttgtggttttactgttatatgaatttatggttCATACCGACATTTATTTACCTGAAAGTATATGACTGATgaaatgatttgattgattgacgatattgtgcACGTAGAATGAGAAAAtgcgttgaaatattatatttgttgtttgatgcGTTGTGGATGTCTGGAATGAGAATAAGTTGATATATTGCTTTATGTTCCTAGTTGCTTACATGAATGATGATAAGTGAAAAGGAGCGAGTGGTggaaattcaatataattgtggtgtgaataccccttgatgtgttgaaaagcctataaggcgaaaatatgatatgaaaagagctatgtgcgaaatgaaagagctatgtgcgaaatgaaagtgctatgtgcgatatgaaagagctatgtgggaaatgaaagagctatttgtgaaatgagattgatgagtcggttgtcaaggggattcacttgaatttatataacggtgagattgagttgatgggaaaaacacaatatcaccttctggtaagcaaactaggaaaaatggagttgattgtcttattatgagatagtcatgtggtgtaataaagttctgattatgttggaattaaattgattgtattccatgcatgttgcctgtttattttgtttttggactgtgtttgatatgcatatatagatagggctggtgatttacttactgagtggcaggctcatcccaCTACTGACGTTTtatttcaggagtagactttgaggtgtctgactgttgaagaataggtctacgcGCTGTACTAaagcaggtcgggccagtatgcagttttctcctcttagacaattagagtacaaatcacattttgtttgtacagagaTAATATAAGTGTACGGATCACTTGTGATGAAtcaccttgtggtgtttgatacgtatatatataatgttgtgggttgataatacctgctatgacgtgttgggattacgtatgcgaattgattagatgattatgtgcaaatttatatatataaacacaggaATTACTTTAAGTAAGACGTTTAGGGAAAATATAGCCTAGTAGCgttagggggtgctacattaggtggtatcagagcagggattAGATTTCCTAGGGATAGTAGAggaaatgtaatattatacataaggTTTATATATTAGGAATCTACTCACATGTGTGCATTTCATATAAGGTGGAAGCGTCAAGAGAAAATGTTGCTGGCCCAACTGAGTCATTAGAGTCTGTGCAGGGtcatgattcaggatcagaacatcaggggttagaatcctaaaatagaaatgccccACAACCAGAAATGAACCCCTTAATGCAACAGTTTCTAGAAATGATGCAGAGGATGGCTCCATCGCCACAACCCCAACCACATGATGcagttattgataaaaattatgaaacagTGAGGAGATAAGGAGCCAAGGTATTTTCAGGTACAACTGACCCTGCAGAAGTAaaagaatggctgagaaacATGGAAAGGGTGTTGGACAGAATTGAGTGTACTTCTGAGCAAAAATTGAGGTACGCAGTGTCCTTATTAGAGAAAGACGCATTAGACTGGTGGGAAATAGTTCCAGGGAGCACTTATCGACCTGTCACTTTAACGTGGAAtgactttttgaaagaatttgctgaCAAATATACTCCACCGGTGTACAGAAATCGTaagaaagttgaatttcttgaattaaagCAGAATGATCTATCTGTTGCTGAGTATAAGCTGCAATTTGTGAGATTGTCAAAATACGCCCCAGAAGAGGTGAATACCGATGAATTAAGGAGAGACAGGTTTGAAAGAGGATTGAGACTCGAGATTCGGGAGAAAATACCAATTAAACCTCCGAGTTATGATGCTCTGTTGGAAGCGTCACTAAGGGCAGAAGAGACATCCATTGAAAGGAGTTCTACTGAAGCTAAACGaaagaaattgacaagtaaCCTGAATCCTACAGCAAGTCAAGGTGGTGTAGTTTCCTTTAGGGGTTCTGGTTCACAGAGGGGTTGGTTTAGAAGTCGAGAAGTGGGTCAGGCTAGTAGGTCCCCTTCAGTGTTTTCGAGTAGAGGCTGCCCTACTTCAGTTGGATTTGGAGGAAGACAAGGTCCAGCCAAATCATTCAGTGGAGGATCTACTCCTTCTTGTGCTAATTGCGGTAGGAGATACATTGGTGAATGTTGGGGAGCCCGATCAATTATATGTTATCGATACCGTCAGCCGGGACATATTGTCAGGGACTGTCCTACATGGAGGGATAGTTCCAGAGGACCTCAAACTTCAGAGTTTAGCAGTGTGGGGGAAAACTCACAACGAACAGGTGTGAGTAGAGGATGAGGTAGAGGTGGTTGAGGTAGCGGGAATATTTCCACGACATCTACAAGATAAGGTAGTCAGCCTCAACCACAAGCTAGGGTGTATGCAATCACAAAAGAACAAGCTCCTACGGCACCCAAGGTTATCACTGGTTCCTTCTCTATTTGTGATTCTAATGCACATGTGTTGATTGATCCAGGATCtacttgttcatttatatcacATGATTTTGCATCTCGTGTACATGCTAAAATAGAACCATTTGGACATGACTTATATGTGTCTATGCCTGCTGGTGGGTTTGTATTAGTGAATAAGGTGGTGAGATCTTGTCCAATAGTAGTGGATGGTGTTACTTTATATGTAGATCTGGTTGTAATAGACCTTAGGGAGTTTGATGTCATTTTGGGGAT includes:
- the LOC105164524 gene encoding uncharacterized protein LOC105164524 produces the protein MERVLDRIECTSEQKLRYAVSLLEKDALDWWEIVPGSTYRPVTLTWNDFLKEFADKYTPPVYRNRKKVEFLELKQNDLSVAEYKLQFVRLSKYAPEEVNTDELRRDRFERGLRLEIREKIPIKPPSYDALLEASLRAEETSIERSSTEAKRKKLTSNLNPTASQGGVVSFRGSGSQRGWFRSREVGQASRSPSVFSSRGCPTSVGFGGRQGPAKSFSGGSTPSCANCGRRYIGECWGARSIICYRYRQPGHIVRDCPTWRDSSRGPQTSEFSSVGENSQRTGSTCSFISHDFASRVHAKIEPFGHDLYVSMPAGGFVLVNKVVRSCPIVVDGVTLYVDLVVIDLREFDVILGMDWLATNHALVDCQAKEVMVEVNGHMKTVIVGEKVFLKVSPWRGILRFRKYGKLSPRYIGPYEILEQVGPLAYRLALPTELSQIHDVFHVSMLR